The Edaphobacter sp. 12200R-103 genome contains a region encoding:
- a CDS encoding sugar MFS transporter, with protein sequence MAIGAGAAGTTAQHSGAEKTDVRAMSIATMLFFMWGFLTCLNDILIPHLKGIFDLNYAQAMLVQFCFFSSYFIFAVPAGKLVEWRGYKGTMVIGLLVMAVGAFLFLPASAAASFGLFLSALVILAAGITTLQVAANPYVANLGPPETSAARLNLSQAFNSFGTFVAPFFGSMFILAAAPMAPEKLRSLSAAALQHYRTEQASSVRLPYLGIGLMLVLLAISFAVLKMPTMDFTRDIRPGELDSTQNDSIWKHPILLAGAVGIFVYVGAEVSIGSFLVNYFGLPEIAALSEKTAARYVALYWGGAMVGRFIGSWLLTKLRTSVVLGTAAVLAFVLVVTSILTHGHTAMWAILAVGLFNSVMFPSIFTVGLTGLGPLTSKGSSLMVAAIVGGALIPLAEGHLADLIGVQHAFVIPAVCYIYIALFGYLGGRRAEREVGVA encoded by the coding sequence ATGGCCATTGGAGCAGGGGCAGCAGGCACGACAGCGCAACATTCCGGAGCGGAGAAGACCGACGTCCGGGCCATGAGCATCGCGACGATGCTCTTTTTTATGTGGGGCTTTCTGACCTGCCTGAACGACATTCTGATCCCGCATCTGAAGGGCATCTTCGACCTGAACTATGCGCAGGCGATGCTGGTGCAGTTCTGTTTCTTTTCCTCCTATTTCATCTTTGCGGTTCCGGCCGGCAAGCTGGTGGAATGGCGGGGCTACAAGGGAACAATGGTCATCGGGTTGCTGGTGATGGCGGTGGGGGCGTTTCTCTTTCTTCCTGCCTCGGCAGCGGCCTCGTTCGGGCTGTTTCTGTCGGCGCTGGTGATTCTGGCGGCAGGCATCACGACGCTACAGGTGGCGGCGAATCCTTATGTAGCGAATCTCGGTCCACCGGAGACGAGCGCGGCGCGGCTGAATCTTTCGCAGGCGTTCAACTCATTTGGAACCTTTGTGGCTCCGTTCTTTGGCAGCATGTTTATCCTCGCAGCAGCTCCCATGGCTCCGGAGAAGTTGCGGTCGCTCTCAGCGGCGGCCCTGCAGCACTACAGGACGGAGCAGGCTTCGTCGGTGCGGCTGCCTTACCTGGGGATTGGCCTGATGCTGGTGTTGCTGGCGATCTCCTTTGCCGTGCTGAAGATGCCAACCATGGACTTTACCCGCGACATCCGTCCAGGCGAGTTGGATTCTACACAGAATGACAGCATCTGGAAGCATCCAATTCTGCTGGCCGGTGCGGTGGGAATTTTTGTCTATGTCGGTGCTGAGGTTTCGATCGGGAGCTTCCTGGTGAATTACTTTGGGCTGCCGGAGATTGCGGCGCTTTCAGAGAAAACCGCGGCGCGGTATGTTGCGCTGTACTGGGGTGGCGCTATGGTGGGCCGGTTTATCGGCTCGTGGCTGTTGACCAAGCTGCGTACAAGCGTCGTGCTGGGTACGGCGGCAGTGCTGGCCTTTGTGCTGGTGGTGACTTCGATCCTGACACATGGACATACGGCCATGTGGGCGATCCTGGCGGTCGGACTGTTCAACTCGGTGATGTTTCCGAGCATCTTTACCGTAGGTCTGACGGGACTGGGGCCGTTGACAAGCAAAGGATCGAGTCTCATGGTGGCGGCGATTGTGGGCGGAGCGCTGATTCCGTTGGCTGAGGGGCACCTGGCTGATCTGATCGGTGTGCAGCATGCGTTTGTGATTCCAGCGGTCTGCTATATCTACATTGCGTTGTTTGGATATCTGGGGGGACGGCGGGCCGAGCGTGAGGTTGGGGTGGCGTAA
- a CDS encoding agmatine/peptidylarginine deiminase, which translates to MTLPRERNFRMPAEWAPHTATWIAWPHNAEDWPGKFQPIPWVYAEIVRHLSCCEDVHILVNDDAAEKRARRILLRAGANMARLHFHPWQTDRVWLRDSGPIFLKNPQGELALTNWRFNAWAKYDNWRRDDQVPHHIAKLYGMEEFKPTIAGEDGKEHRLVLEGGSIDTNGAGVLLTTEECLLSDVQQRNPGVSKQQIERAFHDYLGIDQVIWLNRGTAGDDTHGHVDDITRFVAEDAILTCVEPSTHDENHLPLAENLDRLRSARNLDGKPFRIIELPMPAPVLFDNQRLPASYANFYIANDLVLVPTFNDPNDRIALNIIADSFPNRRVTGIHCTDFIWGLGALHCMTQQEPA; encoded by the coding sequence ATGACCTTACCTCGCGAACGCAACTTCCGTATGCCCGCCGAATGGGCCCCCCATACTGCCACGTGGATTGCCTGGCCTCATAACGCCGAGGACTGGCCCGGAAAGTTCCAGCCCATCCCTTGGGTCTATGCAGAAATCGTCCGCCATCTCTCCTGCTGCGAAGATGTTCACATCCTCGTCAACGACGATGCCGCGGAAAAGCGCGCCCGACGCATCCTGCTCCGCGCAGGAGCCAACATGGCACGCCTGCACTTCCATCCCTGGCAGACCGACCGCGTCTGGCTGCGCGACTCCGGGCCCATCTTCCTCAAGAATCCGCAGGGAGAGCTTGCCCTTACCAACTGGCGCTTCAACGCCTGGGCCAAGTATGACAACTGGCGCCGCGACGACCAGGTTCCGCACCACATCGCCAAGCTCTACGGCATGGAAGAGTTCAAGCCCACAATTGCGGGCGAAGACGGCAAAGAGCACCGCCTGGTCCTCGAAGGCGGCTCCATCGACACCAATGGCGCCGGCGTCCTCCTCACCACCGAAGAATGCCTCCTGTCGGACGTCCAGCAGCGAAACCCCGGCGTCTCCAAACAGCAGATCGAGCGAGCCTTCCACGACTATCTCGGCATCGACCAGGTAATATGGCTCAACCGTGGCACCGCCGGCGACGACACCCACGGCCACGTCGACGACATCACCCGCTTCGTCGCTGAAGATGCCATCCTCACCTGCGTCGAGCCCAGCACGCACGATGAGAACCACCTTCCGCTGGCCGAAAATCTTGACCGCCTCCGTTCCGCACGCAACCTCGATGGCAAGCCGTTCCGGATCATCGAACTGCCTATGCCTGCGCCCGTCCTCTTCGACAACCAACGCCTGCCCGCCAGCTACGCCAACTTCTATATCGCCAACGATCTTGTCCTGGTCCCCACCTTCAACGACCCCAACGACCGCATTGCGCTCAACATCATCGCCGACTCCTTCCCCAACCGCCGGGTCACCGGAATTCACTGCACCGACTTCATCTGGGGACTGGGCGCGCTACACTGCATGACGCAACAGGAGCCTGCATAA
- a CDS encoding amidohydrolase family protein, which produces MRIIACALMFSAAIAATAQQKPIILHDAALVDGTGAPVRPHVDITLHKGYIDSVKPAFKEAPKDAEIVDCTGKTVIPGLISAHSHLGILLDNATPSPNAYTTENVTKALDQFERYGVTTIVSLGVNRDLVYQLRDQQRNSKLGGATILTAGRGIGVPNGAPGLNVASDQIYRPGTPDEARKDVDDLAKNHADLVKIWLDSGHGKIPPMKPEIYTAVIEQAHKHHMKVAAHVYTLADAKSLVSADVDIFAHSIRDQAVDPGFAQTLIDHKIWYIPTLTLDEAFYLYAQNPDVMHSAFFQQAAGAELLAKLQAPGYAEKTLASAQTEQAKKDHEIAMKNLKTLYDAGVNIGFGTDSGAVPGRIPGFSEHRELEDLVAAGLTPLQAITLATGENGRLLHEVNSKMSIGLIKNGYSADLIILSADPLMDVRNTRKIVAVYHHGVLVPNTPPQN; this is translated from the coding sequence ATGCGAATCATCGCCTGCGCCCTTATGTTCTCAGCAGCAATCGCAGCCACGGCCCAGCAGAAGCCCATCATCCTGCACGATGCCGCGCTCGTCGACGGCACCGGAGCCCCGGTTCGGCCCCATGTCGATATCACCCTTCATAAGGGCTACATTGACAGCGTCAAGCCCGCCTTCAAAGAGGCTCCTAAAGATGCAGAGATCGTCGACTGCACCGGCAAGACCGTCATTCCCGGCCTCATCAGCGCACACTCCCATCTCGGCATTCTTCTCGACAACGCCACTCCATCTCCCAACGCCTACACCACCGAGAACGTCACCAAGGCCCTCGACCAGTTCGAGCGCTACGGCGTCACCACCATCGTCTCGCTCGGCGTCAACCGCGACCTCGTCTATCAACTGCGCGACCAGCAGCGCAACAGCAAGCTGGGCGGAGCGACCATCCTCACCGCGGGTCGCGGCATCGGTGTTCCCAACGGAGCGCCCGGACTCAATGTTGCATCCGATCAGATCTATCGTCCGGGCACGCCCGACGAAGCCCGCAAGGACGTCGATGATCTCGCCAAAAACCACGCCGACCTGGTCAAGATCTGGCTCGACAGCGGCCACGGCAAGATTCCTCCGATGAAGCCGGAGATCTATACCGCAGTCATCGAACAGGCCCACAAGCACCACATGAAAGTGGCCGCACACGTCTACACCCTCGCGGACGCCAAAAGCCTGGTCAGCGCCGATGTGGACATCTTCGCGCACTCCATTCGCGACCAGGCCGTCGATCCGGGCTTCGCCCAGACGCTTATCGACCACAAAATCTGGTACATCCCGACACTGACTCTCGATGAGGCCTTCTACCTCTACGCTCAGAACCCCGATGTGATGCACTCAGCTTTCTTCCAGCAGGCCGCCGGCGCTGAGCTTCTCGCAAAGCTCCAGGCGCCCGGCTACGCCGAAAAGACTCTCGCATCCGCACAGACCGAACAAGCGAAGAAGGATCACGAGATCGCCATGAAGAATCTCAAGACTCTCTACGATGCTGGAGTCAATATCGGTTTCGGTACGGACTCCGGCGCCGTTCCCGGCCGCATCCCGGGATTCAGCGAGCATCGCGAGCTTGAGGATCTCGTCGCTGCCGGCCTCACTCCCCTGCAGGCCATCACCCTTGCCACCGGAGAGAACGGTCGCCTGCTCCACGAGGTCAATTCAAAGATGAGCATAGGCCTCATCAAGAACGGCTACTCTGCCGATCTCATCATCCTCTCTGCCGACCCCCTGATGGATGTCCGCAACACCCGCAAGATCGTTGCCGTCTACCATCATGGCGTCCTGGTTCCCAACACTCCACCGCAGAATTAA
- the tadA gene encoding tRNA adenosine(34) deaminase TadA: protein MHLAMAEARAAEAAGEVPVGAIVVGPDGATVLGRGQNRVLRDSDPTAHAEIVAMREAGRALSNYRLLSPEGGCTLYVTLEPCAMCASAILHARIVRLVYAAGDPKAGACGSVLDVLNHPKLNHRTAVQTGVLAEECSRMLSDFFLARRGKKRIDPHPMDTEEVLLGGNDGDEEKMVREG from the coding sequence ATGCACCTCGCCATGGCCGAGGCGCGCGCCGCCGAAGCCGCCGGGGAGGTGCCCGTCGGCGCCATCGTCGTTGGCCCTGACGGCGCTACCGTTCTCGGACGCGGACAGAATCGTGTACTCCGCGACAGCGACCCGACCGCTCACGCCGAGATCGTAGCCATGCGCGAGGCCGGTCGTGCGCTCTCCAACTATCGCCTTCTCTCTCCGGAAGGCGGCTGCACTTTGTATGTCACGCTGGAGCCCTGCGCCATGTGCGCCAGCGCCATCCTGCACGCACGCATCGTCCGGCTGGTCTATGCCGCCGGCGACCCCAAGGCCGGAGCCTGCGGCAGCGTGCTCGACGTCCTCAATCATCCGAAGCTCAACCACCGGACTGCGGTGCAGACCGGCGTTCTGGCGGAAGAGTGCAGCCGCATGCTGAGCGACTTTTTCCTAGCCCGTCGTGGCAAGAAGCGCATCGATCCGCATCCTATGGATACGGAGGAAGTCCTCCTCGGAGGCAACGATGGCGACGAAGAGAAAATGGTCCGCGAAGGTTGA
- a CDS encoding DUF3175 domain-containing protein — protein sequence MATKRKWSAKVDTESTYPEEGLFTKSPATIAKSLASKKVSPKGPGSGMRMLTFYINRAGKNLPAKRKEALQKAKTILSGLIADQKENSAAKHSARSSRSTKKKAAHKTTGRSAKAKIHTAKKAAARRAA from the coding sequence ATGGCGACGAAGAGAAAATGGTCCGCGAAGGTTGACACCGAATCGACGTATCCGGAAGAAGGACTCTTCACAAAGAGCCCAGCTACGATCGCAAAGTCCCTGGCATCGAAAAAGGTGTCGCCCAAAGGACCCGGCTCCGGTATGAGAATGCTGACCTTCTATATCAATCGAGCCGGAAAGAACCTTCCTGCAAAGCGCAAAGAAGCCTTGCAGAAAGCGAAGACGATCCTCTCCGGACTCATCGCCGACCAGAAGGAGAACTCCGCTGCAAAACACTCTGCAAGATCCTCTCGCTCCACGAAAAAGAAAGCAGCACACAAGACCACCGGAAGATCCGCCAAAGCCAAAATTCACACGGCGAAAAAGGCTGCTGCCCGCAGAGCAGCATAG
- a CDS encoding SDR family NAD(P)-dependent oxidoreductase yields the protein MPGHLSGKVAIVTGSSSGIGQSIATRLAADGATVVIDYRNHPEGAEETKKQIEAAGGKGITLQADVSSLVDVQRLVDEAWQQLGSCDILVNNAGIEKSADFWDVTEQDYDAVLDVNLKGVFFLTQAFVRHLREAKRPGRIINISSVHEDMAFPHFSTYCASKGGLRMLARTLAVELGPLGITINNIAPGAIMTPINKKLLDDKPKLNALLKNIPLGRMGMPEDVAAIAAFLASDDAAYITGSTYVIDGGLTVNYHEQ from the coding sequence ATGCCAGGCCATCTTTCCGGAAAAGTTGCCATCGTCACCGGATCTTCTTCCGGCATCGGTCAGTCCATCGCGACGCGGCTCGCTGCCGATGGAGCAACTGTGGTCATCGATTACAGGAACCACCCCGAAGGAGCCGAAGAGACGAAGAAACAAATTGAAGCGGCGGGCGGCAAGGGCATCACTCTTCAGGCCGATGTCTCCAGCCTCGTCGATGTACAGCGGCTCGTCGATGAGGCATGGCAACAGCTCGGCTCCTGCGACATCCTCGTAAACAACGCCGGCATCGAAAAATCCGCCGATTTCTGGGACGTTACCGAGCAGGATTACGACGCCGTGCTCGACGTCAATCTCAAGGGAGTTTTCTTTCTCACGCAGGCCTTCGTCCGTCACCTTCGAGAAGCAAAGCGTCCGGGAAGGATCATCAACATCAGCTCCGTCCACGAAGATATGGCGTTTCCGCATTTCTCCACGTATTGTGCATCGAAGGGCGGGTTGCGCATGCTGGCCCGCACTCTCGCCGTTGAGCTTGGCCCCCTTGGGATCACCATCAATAACATCGCACCCGGAGCTATCATGACTCCTATCAATAAAAAGCTGCTCGATGACAAGCCGAAGCTTAATGCTCTGCTCAAAAATATTCCCCTAGGCCGCATGGGGATGCCCGAGGATGTCGCTGCGATCGCAGCGTTCCTCGCTTCCGATGACGCGGCTTACATCACCGGCAGCACTTACGTCATCGATGGCGGCCTGACCGTCAACTATCACGAGCAGTAG
- a CDS encoding glutaredoxin family protein: MDLTVYTAAWCRDCREAKRFLDQHNIPYKEVDIEVTPGAAELVLENVGKRAIPQFVIDGRWVQPYRPGRGFLHEEMADLLGVTGS, encoded by the coding sequence ATGGATCTGACCGTCTACACCGCGGCCTGGTGCCGCGACTGCCGGGAGGCGAAGCGCTTCCTGGACCAGCACAATATTCCCTACAAAGAAGTGGATATCGAAGTCACGCCAGGCGCCGCCGAACTCGTCCTCGAAAACGTCGGGAAACGCGCGATTCCCCAGTTCGTCATCGATGGAAGATGGGTCCAGCCCTACAGGCCGGGACGCGGCTTCCTCCATGAGGAGATGGCTGACCTCCTTGGCGTCACAGGGAGCTAA